From a single Carassius gibelio isolate Cgi1373 ecotype wild population from Czech Republic chromosome A18, carGib1.2-hapl.c, whole genome shotgun sequence genomic region:
- the LOC127934307 gene encoding ras-related protein Rab-11A — protein MGTRDDEYDYLFKVVLIGDSGVGKSNLLSRFTRNEFNLESKSTIGVEFATRSIQVDGKTVKAQIWDTAGQERYRAITSAYYRGAVGALLVYDIAKHLTYENVERWLKELRDHADSNIVIMLVGNKSDLRHLRAVPTDEARAFAEKNGLSFLETSALDSTNVETAFQTILTEIYRIVSQKQMSDRRDNDMSPSNNVVSIQVQPTENKPKMQCCQNI, from the exons ATGGGGACGCGAGACGACGAATATGACTACTTGTTTAAAG tggTCCTGATTGGAGACTCTGGTGTGGGGAAGAGTAACCTGCTGTCTCGTTTCACCCGTAATGAATTCAACCTTGAGAGCAAAAGCACCATTGGAGTAGAGTTTGCTACACGTAGCATTCAGGTGGATGGAAAGACGGTGAAAGCTCAGATCTGGGACACAGCTGGACAGGAACGCTACCGGGCCATCACTTCAGC GTATTACCGAGGAGCTGTTGGGGCCCTTCTAGTGTATGACATCGCCAAGCACCTGACCTATGAAAATGTGGAGCGCTGGCTTAAGGAGCTCAGAGACCACGCAGACAGTAACATAGTCATCATGCTCGTGGGCAATAAAAGTGACTTGCGTCACCTTCGGGCCGTGCCCACTGATGAAGCGCGTGCTTTTGCAG AGAAAAATGGTCTGTCCTTCTTGGAGACCTCAGCTTTGGATTCCACTAACGTAGAGACCGCTTTTCAGACCATCCTGACTG AAATATACCGGATCGTATCCCAAAAGCAGATGTCTGACCGCCGAGACAATGACATGTCACCAAGCAACAATGTGGTGTCCATCCAGGTGCAACCTACTGAGAATAAACCAAAGATGCAGTGCTGCCAGAATATCTAG